CGACGGCGTCGTCCGCCTTCCCTGCCTCCTCAACACGGATGCGTTCGCGATTCGCCCTGTTCACGGCGAGGAAGTCGTCACCGTCGAGCGGTGTCGGGGTGTCGTCAGAGCTGGAGGACATGGGCACCAATGTAGCGGCTCTTCGATGTGCCCCTTGCCACAGCTCGTCTAATCACATATATCTGATAACAGAGTGTCGCACATGGCGGCGCAGGCACCTTCCATCATCAGGAGACGTCCACATGGTCACTTTCACCCCCGAGCAGACTGCGTTCGCACAGGCGGTCACCGATTTCTGCCAGCGCGAGACCGGCACGCGCGAGCAGCGTGACAAGTGGACGAACAACGGCGAGGAGAACCACTCGCAGGAGCTGTACAAGAAGATGGCCGACCTCGGCTGGGCCGGCATCATCGTTCCGGAGGAGTTCGGCGGCGCAGGCGCCGGAAACGTCGAGCTCTGCATCTTCCTCGAGGAAGCGATCCGCAACCAGGCGCCGATCGGCGGGATCGGACCGACGCTGATCACCGCGGCGGCGTACGAGAAGTTCGCCAACGACGACCTCAAGCGTGAGGTGCTCGAAGGAGTCGTCGCGGGTGACGCGCTGTCGATCTCGATGTCCGAGCCCGAAGCAGGCTCCGACGTCGGCGCGCTCACCTGCCGTGCCGACAAGGTCGACGGCGGCTGGGTCATCAACGGCCAGAAGACGTGGTGCTCAAACGCCCATTTCGCGAAGTCGATACTGCTCATCGCTCGCACCGACCGCAGCGGCGGCAAGCACGAGGGTCTCACCCAGTTCCATATCCCCGCCGACACACCCGGCCTGCAGATCTCACAGATCGACACTCTCGGGGGCCGCGAGGTGAACGACCTCTACTTCACCGACTGCAAGGTGCCCGATTCCGCCGTCGTCGGTCAGGTCGGCAACGGCTGGAAGCAACTGATGGCCGGACTCAACACCGAACGTCTCATCCTCGCCGCGATGCAGCTCGGACTGGCACAGCGTTCATTCGACGACACTCTCGCATTCATCACCGAGCGGAAGCAGTTCGGACGCCCGATCGGTACGTTCCAGGCGTTGCGTCACCGCATGGCCGACCACGCGACGGAGATCGCGTGCACCCGAGAACTCGTGTACAGCGTCGCGAAGGCCGCCGACGCCAACCCCGACAAGCTGATGCCGCGTGAAGCGTCGATGGTCAAGCTCAAGGCCACCGAGACCAGCAAGGCCATGACGATCGACGGCATGCAGATGATGGGCGGCTACGGCTACGCCAAGGAGTTCGACGCCGAGCGGCTGATGCGCGGCGCGATCATCTCGACGGTGTTCGGCGGCACCAACGAGATCCAGCGAGACGTCATCGGAAAGACCTATGGCCTCTGAGCCGAGCTCACAGCCGGCGTTGGGCCGTCGTCCGCAGTTGTCGGAAGAGGTGGCGTCGGTCGTACGCCACAGAATCATGACGGCCGAGCTCCTCCCCGGCGAACGAGTCCGCCTAGACGAGACGGCCGCTGCGCTCGGGGTTAGCGTGACGCCGGTTCGCGAGGCATTGCTCACGCTGCGGGGCGAAGGCATGGTCGCCTTCGCCCCGCACCGCGGGTACACCGTCGCCGATCTGACCCGAACGGACGTCGCAGACCTGTTCTGGCTGCAAGGCGAAGCTGCGGCGCGCATCGCCCGGCGGACATGTGCACTCATCACTCCGTCGGAGATCGATCAACTCGCGTGGGCGAACGCGAATCTGAGGGGCGCTGCCATGTCGGGTGACGCCGCCGCGATCGTCGAGGCAGAGTTCGATTTCCACCGGACGCACAATCACGTCAGCGGCAGCGGAAAGCTCGCATGGATCCTGCAGAACGCGACGCGGTACACACCGCATCAGCTGTACGCGCGCGACCCCGAGTGGGCACGCGACGCGCTCGAAGCCCACGAGGAGTTGATCAACGCGTATCGCGAAGGTGACGGCGACGCTGCGGCCGGTGCCGTCCGCCGCCAGTTCGACGACGGCGCCGCCCGCCTCATCGGACACCTCGAATCCACCTCGATCTGGGACTGACCAGCGGTTTTGCAACGGACAGAATCCATGCGCTAGAGTTTGACCTCGGTTCGGAAAGAACATTCCCCCATAGCTCAATTGGCAGAGCAGCCGACTGTTAATCGGCAGGTTACTGGTTCGAGTCCAGTTGGGGGAGCACACAGACCCGCTGTTTCCCGCAGCGGGTTTTCTGCTGTCTGCACCCTTTCTCCGCCCGAACTCGTTTGCTGCGAGCGGTCCTCGGGCATAGCCTGGGCGTCGTGACCATTCGAATGCAGGAGGACTCCGGCGCGCTCAGCGCCGAGTCAAGATGACCGCGCCCCGCAGCCGATCCGTGC
This genomic window from Gordonia sp. PDNC005 contains:
- a CDS encoding acyl-CoA dehydrogenase family protein; translation: MVTFTPEQTAFAQAVTDFCQRETGTREQRDKWTNNGEENHSQELYKKMADLGWAGIIVPEEFGGAGAGNVELCIFLEEAIRNQAPIGGIGPTLITAAAYEKFANDDLKREVLEGVVAGDALSISMSEPEAGSDVGALTCRADKVDGGWVINGQKTWCSNAHFAKSILLIARTDRSGGKHEGLTQFHIPADTPGLQISQIDTLGGREVNDLYFTDCKVPDSAVVGQVGNGWKQLMAGLNTERLILAAMQLGLAQRSFDDTLAFITERKQFGRPIGTFQALRHRMADHATEIACTRELVYSVAKAADANPDKLMPREASMVKLKATETSKAMTIDGMQMMGGYGYAKEFDAERLMRGAIISTVFGGTNEIQRDVIGKTYGL
- a CDS encoding GntR family transcriptional regulator, which gives rise to MASEPSSQPALGRRPQLSEEVASVVRHRIMTAELLPGERVRLDETAAALGVSVTPVREALLTLRGEGMVAFAPHRGYTVADLTRTDVADLFWLQGEAAARIARRTCALITPSEIDQLAWANANLRGAAMSGDAAAIVEAEFDFHRTHNHVSGSGKLAWILQNATRYTPHQLYARDPEWARDALEAHEELINAYREGDGDAAAGAVRRQFDDGAARLIGHLESTSIWD